In Juglans regia cultivar Chandler chromosome 13, Walnut 2.0, whole genome shotgun sequence, the following proteins share a genomic window:
- the LOC118344298 gene encoding uncharacterized protein LOC118344298: MEELSLCLERSHNDINILDRSSVFTTLAKGHAPPCNYTINGHEYTMGYYLADGIYPSCATLVKTIPAPHGKKKKHFAACQESARKDMERAFGVLQARFVIVCGPVRYFQPRVLKDIMYTCIILHNMIVEDEHHQYLGTDQFIYKSNDDTPHEPISRDNIPEFREFITQHHQIRDRGTHSQLQADLIEHL, encoded by the exons ATGGAAGAACTGTCCTTGTGCTTAGAAAG GTCTCATAATGACATCAATATACTCGATCGATCTTCTGTTTTTACTACGTTGGCCAAAGGTCATGCTCCTCCGTGCAACTACACAATCAATGGTCACGAATACACAATGGGATATTATCTTGCTGATGGTATATATCCTTCATGTGCAACATTAGTGAAGACAATTCCTGCTCcacatggaaaaaagaaaaaacattttgcTGCTTGTCAGGAGTCTGCAAGGAAAGATATGGAGCGAGCCTTCGGAGTACTCCAAGCTAGATTCGTAATTGTGTGTGGACCTGTTAGGTATTTTCAGCCCCGAGTTCTAAAAGACATTATGTACACATGCATTATCTTGCACAATATGATCGTTGAAGATGAGCATCATCAATATCTCGGGACTGACCAGTTTATTTACAAATCCAATGATGATACTCCACATGAGCCAATTTCACGCGATAATATACCTGAATTCAGGGAGTTCATTACGCAACATCATCAAATTAGAGATAGAGGCACTCATTCTCAACTCCAAGCTGACCTTATCGAGCATTTATGA